The genome window GCACAGTCTTTCGGTAGCAGATACGCTGGGTTCGATGGCGATCCTCGTCGGATTGCTGCTGAAAATACCCAATAAATGGCCCCTGCTGATTCTGGCGATCGTTTGCTTAGCAATCTGGAACACAATGCTGGGATATGTGTTGGCTTATTGTTCCCAAACAGGGAGTGACTATGAACGATAATAGCTACATTTATGTCCTCGTCGCTCTGCTACCCTTAGCTGCTGGTATGGTGGTATTTCAGGTCAATCCATACCACGCATTGCTGCTGCGGGGGGTATTGGGAGCGATCGCCGCCTTGGTGTATACAATTTTAGGCGCGGGGGATGTGGGCTTGACCGAAGCCTTGATGGGTACTCTACTCGCGATTACACTTTATGCAGTGACGGTGCGTTCATCCCTCGTGCTGCGTCTGGGTGTAATTGAAGAGGGGACAGAGGGCGATGCTATACCAGACGGCAAAACCGCAGGTCATTTTAAGCAACTGATAGATGACATCCGCACAGTTTTTCAGAAACGCCATATGCGCCTGGAACTGGTTCCCTATGCGACTACACAGGCATTGGAGCGGGCGTTGCTCGAAAAAGAAGTTCATGCAGCTTGTGCGCCACAAAGCCAATTGGAACAGGGCGGCGAAGCGCAACTTTATAACACCGCAATCAGAGTTCGGCGTGTCTACGACATCATGCAAACCGAACTTTCATCACCGGGGACAACCCTAACCTATGTAAATACACCAGACGCAGAGGACAAGCATTGATGAAGTGGGTTTACTTTTTATCAGGGATAGCGCTGTTTGTCAAAATGCTGCTAATCGCCAATCCAACAATGGACTTATCGCAGCAAAGTTCGATCGTCGAATTGGTTGTTCAAGATAGTGGAGTACCCAATGCGGTTTCCGGTATCATTTTGCGAAATCGGCTGTACGACACGATCTTTGAAGTCGTGGTATTTACGATCGCCATCTTGGGTGCAAGTTTTATGCTAGCCAATGAACAGCCGTCCTGCGCCATATATCAGTTTACCGATCAACCATCGATTATTTTGGCGCGATTGGGAGCGACGATTGCCGCGTTGGTGGGTATCGAACTAGCAATTCGCGGGCATTTAAGTCCAGGCGGTGGTTTTGCGGCGGGTGTAGCGGGGGGAACTGCGATCGGCTTGGTGGCGATTACCTCATCACCGCAGTGGATGCAAGAAATCTACAAGCGCTGGCACGCCGCGACTTTGGAGAAGGTTTCGGTACTTGTTTTCATTGTATTGTCCGTTATCACTCTGTCAGGATATGAGTTACCGCACGGAGAGTTAGGCACACTTTTCAGCGGTGGCATTCTCCCCTTGCTCAATATCCTGGTTGCAGTCAAAGTCGCATTAGGATCGTGGGCGGTGATGTTGGTGTTTATTCGCTATCGCGGATTGCTATGACAAATGTTCCGATCTCAAATCCATTGACATCAAAATTATTCATCTCTCTCAATCTCTGACTCTGTGTCCTCTGTGTTCTCTGCGGTTTAATCATTAAGCAACAACCGTAAACGATATTTTACGTTTATAAGGCTTACGCACGAGTAGTCAGAAACCGGGTTTTTTTGCGAAATACTTCGTTACACCCGTAGAATTTGCCAAAAACCCGGTTTCTTTGCTTTTGATAAGAAGTTCCTGTGTACTCATCTGCGTTTATCTGCGTGCATCAGCGGTTAAAAAATCCAAATTTCCAAGATATCAGCTTACACTAAACCAGCTCCCAAAATCTGATTTGCAGTCAGGTTCAAATCAGGAAAAGTTTGCGACACAATCCGATCGTTATCTCGAAACTTGAGGATTTGATATTCACCATCAACCAAGTTACCGACAGAAATCGTCGGTTGTTTGGGATTGCCAATAAAATTGCGTCCGCCCAACGCAGCATAAT of Oscillatoria nigro-viridis PCC 7112 contains these proteins:
- a CDS encoding monovalent cation/H(+) antiporter subunit G; the protein is MIVIDVLSYTCIGIGIFFWFWGTSYLLGKRSVLYKLHSLSVADTLGSMAILVGLLLKIPNKWPLLILAIVCLAIWNTMLGYVLAYCSQTGSDYER
- a CDS encoding DUF4040 domain-containing protein — protein: MNDNSYIYVLVALLPLAAGMVVFQVNPYHALLLRGVLGAIAALVYTILGAGDVGLTEALMGTLLAITLYAVTVRSSLVLRLGVIEEGTEGDAIPDGKTAGHFKQLIDDIRTVFQKRHMRLELVPYATTQALERALLEKEVHAACAPQSQLEQGGEAQLYNTAIRVRRVYDIMQTELSSPGTTLTYVNTPDAEDKH
- a CDS encoding Na(+)/H(+) antiporter subunit B codes for the protein MKWVYFLSGIALFVKMLLIANPTMDLSQQSSIVELVVQDSGVPNAVSGIILRNRLYDTIFEVVVFTIAILGASFMLANEQPSCAIYQFTDQPSIILARLGATIAALVGIELAIRGHLSPGGGFAAGVAGGTAIGLVAITSSPQWMQEIYKRWHAATLEKVSVLVFIVLSVITLSGYELPHGELGTLFSGGILPLLNILVAVKVALGSWAVMLVFIRYRGLL